A part of Oryctolagus cuniculus chromosome 4, mOryCun1.1, whole genome shotgun sequence genomic DNA contains:
- the ROPN1 gene encoding ropporin-1A isoform X1 yields the protein MPQTDKQICIPPELPELLKQFTKAAIRTQPQDLIQWASDYFGAMSRGDIPPVRDTSERISLSNWAELTPELLKILHSRVAGRLIIHAEELAQIWKVLNLPTDLFNSVMNVGRFTEEIEWLKFLALACSSLGVTIAKTLEIVCEVLSCDRDSGPPRIPFSTFQFLYTYIAEVDGEISASHVSRMLNYIEQEVIGPDGLIKVNDFTQNPRVRLE from the exons ATGCCTCAGACAGATAAGCAAATATGCATCCCGCCGGAGCTGCCAGAATTGCTGAAGCAATTCACCAAAGCCGCCATCCGGACCCAGCCACAGGATCTTATCCAGTGGGCCTCGGA TTATTTCGGGGCTATGTCCCGTGGAGACATTCCTCCAGTGAGAGACACGTCTGAGAGAATCTCTTTGTCTAACTGGGCAGAGCTGACCCCTGAGCTGTTAAAGATCCTGCATTCTCGG GTCGCTGGCAGACTGATCATCCATGCAGAGGAGCTGGCCCAGATATGGAAGGTGCTGAATCTCCCCACAGACCTGTTCAACAGTGTGATGAATGTGGGGCGCTTCACAGAGGAGATTGAGTGGCTCAAGTTCTTAGCCCTTGCCTGCAGCTCCCTTGGAGTC ACCATTGCCAAAACGCTGGAGATAGTCTGTGAAGTTTTATCATGTGACCGTGACAGTGGACCCCCCCGAATCCCTTTTAGCACCTTCCAGTTTCTCTACACATATATTGCTGAAGTGGACGGGGAAATATCGGCATCCCACGTCAGCAGAATGCTAAACTACATTGAACAGGAAGT GATCGGTCCTGATGGCTTAATCAAGGTGAATGACTTTACCCAAAACCCCAGGGTTCGTCTGGAATAA
- the ROPN1 gene encoding ropporin-1A isoform X2: MALTTCSLVEAKTPQRISKTSYFGAMSRGDIPPVRDTSERISLSNWAELTPELLKILHSRVAGRLIIHAEELAQIWKVLNLPTDLFNSVMNVGRFTEEIEWLKFLALACSSLGVTIAKTLEIVCEVLSCDRDSGPPRIPFSTFQFLYTYIAEVDGEISASHVSRMLNYIEQEVIGPDGLIKVNDFTQNPRVRLE; encoded by the exons ATGGCACTTACAACCTGTAGCCTTGTAGAAGCTAAGACTCCACAACGTATTTCCAAGACGAG TTATTTCGGGGCTATGTCCCGTGGAGACATTCCTCCAGTGAGAGACACGTCTGAGAGAATCTCTTTGTCTAACTGGGCAGAGCTGACCCCTGAGCTGTTAAAGATCCTGCATTCTCGG GTCGCTGGCAGACTGATCATCCATGCAGAGGAGCTGGCCCAGATATGGAAGGTGCTGAATCTCCCCACAGACCTGTTCAACAGTGTGATGAATGTGGGGCGCTTCACAGAGGAGATTGAGTGGCTCAAGTTCTTAGCCCTTGCCTGCAGCTCCCTTGGAGTC ACCATTGCCAAAACGCTGGAGATAGTCTGTGAAGTTTTATCATGTGACCGTGACAGTGGACCCCCCCGAATCCCTTTTAGCACCTTCCAGTTTCTCTACACATATATTGCTGAAGTGGACGGGGAAATATCGGCATCCCACGTCAGCAGAATGCTAAACTACATTGAACAGGAAGT GATCGGTCCTGATGGCTTAATCAAGGTGAATGACTTTACCCAAAACCCCAGGGTTCGTCTGGAATAA